One stretch of SAR324 cluster bacterium DNA includes these proteins:
- a CDS encoding iron-sulfur cluster assembly accessory protein: MNSPTIELTPRAAEVFREACSAEQKSLAESRLRIGAKPGGCSGYKYELEWNASKDQLESDLLLESQGVQILVDQLCLEEVLGPLKIDYSDANLVEQGFVFIQLSSGRQCGCGESFTPVRDLPAYA; the protein is encoded by the coding sequence ATGAACTCACCTACAATCGAACTTACACCGAGAGCAGCTGAGGTTTTTCGAGAAGCTTGTTCGGCAGAACAGAAAAGCCTAGCAGAATCCCGTCTGCGCATTGGAGCCAAGCCAGGGGGTTGCTCCGGCTATAAATACGAATTGGAATGGAACGCCTCTAAAGATCAACTGGAGAGTGATCTTCTGCTTGAATCACAGGGGGTCCAAATTTTGGTTGATCAGCTCTGCCTAGAGGAAGTTCTCGGCCCTCTAAAGATTGACTACAGTGACGCCAACCTTGTTGAGCAAGGATTCGTGTTCATTCAGCTCAGCAGCGGACGTCAATGTGGCTGTGGAGAGTCATTCACTCCAGTTCGTGACCTCCCCGCTTATGCCTGA
- the grxD gene encoding Grx4 family monothiol glutaredoxin, with translation MKFKVVSADATDSSQSSDDSKVRIEGLIDSSPIFLFMKGTPEAPQCGFSYRVCEVLRGWKVPFHSFNVLADPDIRQGIKEFTNWPTIPQLYVNREFVGGCDIIEELSQSGELRELLQEAYPEQNFEPPPPPAQVQAISPTQAKQMLEENSELTVLDIREPDEREYANLERSQVLDHKLADEILNQWDANTPLLLMCHRGIRSMEAAQFFISRGFQQVFNIDGGIDRWSDEVDSSIPRY, from the coding sequence ATGAAATTTAAGGTTGTTTCGGCTGATGCGACAGATTCATCACAATCTAGTGATGATTCGAAAGTTCGTATTGAAGGATTAATTGATAGTAGCCCTATTTTTCTATTCATGAAAGGCACCCCTGAAGCACCACAGTGCGGGTTTTCCTATCGTGTCTGTGAGGTCCTACGAGGGTGGAAAGTGCCATTTCACTCCTTCAATGTCTTGGCAGATCCTGATATTCGACAAGGCATCAAAGAGTTCACAAATTGGCCTACTATCCCTCAACTCTATGTAAATCGAGAATTTGTTGGTGGATGTGACATCATAGAGGAACTCTCACAATCCGGTGAACTACGAGAATTGCTGCAAGAAGCATATCCTGAGCAAAACTTTGAGCCTCCTCCTCCTCCCGCCCAAGTTCAGGCCATTTCGCCCACACAAGCCAAGCAAATGCTTGAAGAAAACTCTGAGCTAACGGTACTGGACATTCGTGAGCCTGATGAGCGAGAATATGCAAACCTGGAACGGTCTCAAGTACTTGATCACAAGCTCGCTGATGAAATTCTGAACCAATGGGATGCGAACACTCCCCTGCTGCTGATGTGCCATCGCGGTATCCGGAGTATGGAAGCTGCACAATTTTTTATTTCCCGTGGTTTTCAACAGGTTTTCAATATTGATGGTGGCATTGATCGTTGGTCTGACGAAGTCGATTCCAGTATTCCACGCTACTAA
- a CDS encoding Calx-beta domain-containing protein gives MNLSQRLLSTLLIYLGINLPFSAVLGQESSLIQCSVEKRRELRLQGLLDDVIAWRCGDFPKARILAHLEESSVLEGDEGTNITIQLNRQPASSVRISLRSALADEVILDADELTFTTSDWNQPRHIPVRSIDDDIAAGDRTVTLQLAVAATEDTRFRQAAPVGLVLQSLDNDVVDWSVTRQPGRLQEGGVPVIYEISLLSRPMNPVTLRVDNKHPDFIQVAPDEIQITPDSWPKPQLLRVQAVDDPFDNPDRPVEVLASVKSTTDQSYIKLPPLRLQLLVEDDENPGIVIDPERGVTTEAGAQANFDLRLRSQPRSPVQLKIESSDDTEGKVSSQEMRFTAADWDRTQQLVVEGLDDLQQDGDQSYELSITIDSTDEAYQKLSTLQIPLINSDDDIAALELESSSDQISEEGESSEVSIRLLSEPKGEVIAELSLDKADEATLFPNSLTFDKSNWNVRQRLLVVGKDDNLADGDQTVTIFVRVLGNSPEYVALASQQLTLTNRDDDIASILIRAPERLSTSESGTSDHFEVLLQSRPEALVRIPLRTSQPNEVSINPEAIVIQPENWDQPQRVNIQGLDDERLDGSQFFLINILPAESNDQLYQGLDATDLVGTNEDNDQPGILTSTGNLRVSESFGEDQLQVRLNSRPNEAVHLQLKSSAPDDFSVLPEQLIFTPEDWNFEQSVTVRGLPDEVAEASSTYQLLVSVTQGEENYKGLDTVEVIVAVEDQTPELPPTMIRAMSGLQYVALAGRMQRGEYSETGTDLNLSGQSQGLYYNHHWASHLTVGVALERVELTGQNHTQNRSVAIELEEYRLQASGGYAWYFSPEWRLQPELRLSYNFLSAKRTEEDSNQRLEETLDGRIFTGQLGSGLHYLANKTLFIGAGIYLDPNKVSLGFADAKGNYNIIWSSEFMVGLQF, from the coding sequence ATGAACCTTTCCCAACGCCTGCTTTCTACCCTACTGATCTACCTTGGTATCAACCTCCCTTTCTCAGCAGTATTGGGACAAGAAAGTTCACTCATACAGTGTTCTGTGGAAAAACGTCGTGAATTGCGACTGCAGGGTTTACTAGACGATGTCATTGCCTGGCGTTGTGGTGATTTTCCAAAAGCTCGCATTCTAGCTCACTTGGAGGAATCATCCGTTCTGGAGGGAGATGAGGGAACTAACATCACAATTCAGCTAAACCGCCAACCTGCCTCCTCCGTCCGAATCAGCTTACGTAGCGCGCTGGCTGATGAAGTAATTCTGGACGCAGACGAACTAACCTTCACGACAAGTGACTGGAATCAGCCACGCCACATTCCAGTTAGAAGTATTGATGACGATATTGCAGCTGGTGATCGTACAGTAACCTTACAGCTTGCTGTAGCTGCCACGGAAGACACTCGCTTCCGACAAGCTGCTCCTGTTGGTCTTGTCCTGCAAAGTTTGGATAACGATGTAGTTGATTGGTCCGTAACTCGCCAACCTGGTCGACTACAAGAGGGAGGGGTTCCTGTCATATATGAAATTTCCCTACTCAGTCGCCCTATGAATCCCGTCACTTTACGGGTGGACAATAAGCATCCTGATTTCATCCAGGTTGCTCCAGATGAAATTCAAATTACTCCTGACAGTTGGCCAAAACCTCAATTACTTCGGGTTCAAGCAGTTGATGATCCCTTTGATAATCCAGATCGCCCTGTAGAAGTTCTTGCTTCGGTTAAATCAACCACAGATCAAAGCTACATCAAGCTTCCCCCACTTCGCTTACAATTGCTGGTCGAAGATGACGAAAATCCAGGAATTGTGATCGATCCAGAAAGAGGGGTAACAACTGAGGCAGGAGCCCAAGCCAACTTTGACTTGAGATTGCGAAGCCAGCCGCGCAGTCCAGTCCAGTTGAAAATTGAGTCTTCAGACGATACGGAAGGGAAAGTCTCTTCTCAGGAAATGCGCTTCACAGCTGCCGACTGGGATCGTACTCAGCAATTAGTCGTAGAGGGACTTGACGATCTTCAACAGGATGGTGACCAATCCTACGAATTATCAATTACAATAGATTCGACGGATGAGGCCTATCAGAAGCTATCCACCCTCCAAATTCCCTTGATTAACAGTGACGATGACATCGCTGCGTTAGAGTTGGAGAGCAGTTCAGATCAGATCAGCGAAGAGGGTGAGAGTTCTGAGGTATCCATTCGACTACTTAGTGAACCAAAGGGAGAAGTAATCGCAGAACTCTCTCTGGATAAAGCCGATGAAGCCACACTATTTCCAAACTCACTCACCTTTGACAAAAGTAACTGGAACGTTCGTCAACGGCTGCTGGTCGTTGGCAAAGATGATAATTTGGCAGATGGTGACCAAACCGTGACTATTTTTGTGAGAGTACTTGGGAACAGCCCAGAGTACGTTGCACTAGCATCCCAACAACTCACCCTAACTAATCGTGATGATGATATCGCAAGCATTCTGATCCGAGCACCTGAACGGCTCAGTACCAGTGAATCTGGAACTAGTGACCACTTTGAAGTGCTATTGCAGAGCAGACCTGAGGCTTTGGTGCGTATTCCTCTGCGCACCTCTCAGCCAAACGAGGTCAGCATCAATCCAGAGGCAATCGTCATCCAACCCGAAAACTGGGACCAACCTCAGCGAGTAAACATCCAAGGTTTAGACGATGAACGATTGGATGGTTCTCAATTTTTCTTGATAAATATTCTACCTGCTGAAAGTAACGATCAGCTCTACCAAGGTTTGGACGCAACAGATTTGGTTGGCACCAATGAAGACAATGACCAACCGGGCATACTAACTTCAACAGGAAACCTACGAGTAAGCGAAAGTTTTGGTGAAGACCAACTACAGGTCCGCCTGAATAGCCGTCCCAATGAAGCAGTGCATCTCCAGCTCAAGTCATCTGCTCCAGATGACTTCTCTGTGCTACCAGAACAACTGATTTTCACTCCGGAAGACTGGAATTTTGAACAGAGTGTGACTGTTCGTGGCCTACCAGATGAAGTTGCAGAAGCTAGTTCAACCTACCAGCTGTTGGTGTCCGTTACGCAGGGTGAAGAAAACTACAAAGGATTGGACACTGTTGAGGTCATTGTTGCTGTTGAAGACCAGACCCCTGAGCTACCACCAACGATGATCAGAGCTATGAGTGGTCTACAATATGTTGCTCTTGCTGGTCGAATGCAACGTGGTGAGTACTCAGAAACAGGAACAGATTTGAATCTCAGTGGCCAAAGCCAAGGACTGTACTACAATCATCATTGGGCCTCTCACCTAACAGTTGGGGTTGCCCTAGAAAGAGTAGAATTGACTGGGCAGAATCATACCCAGAATCGTAGTGTCGCAATTGAATTAGAAGAATACAGGCTGCAGGCATCCGGAGGCTACGCTTGGTATTTTTCGCCCGAATGGAGACTACAACCAGAGTTACGCCTCTCCTACAATTTTCTATCTGCTAAACGGACAGAAGAGGACTCCAACCAACGCCTTGAAGAAACATTGGATGGTAGAATTTTTACAGGTCAGCTTGGTTCCGGCCTGCACTATTTGGCAAATAAAACCTTATTTATTGGGGCTGGTATCTACCTTGACCCTAATAAGGTTTCTCTGGGATTCGCTGATGCAAAGGGAAATTATAACATTATCTGGAGCAGTGAGTTCATGGTTGGGCTCCAATTCTGA
- a CDS encoding YggT family protein, whose amino-acid sequence MTSPLMPDLLELIASGTCFGLFVYKWIIIIAVVLTWVSADPYNPFVSWINRVTRPFWYWCERWLPLTMRHFSAYFSLLLVIFGQALIPASVRSINLFLQGIIEVDALALQFVGHLIQSNSIIAQSVFFFFMLILGFWFFLTLINPAYNNPIVQVLHTLADPLLSPLQRYLPRMRFDISPLVGVALFYLLNAYLVHPIAFYGGMLSQPVQLCVY is encoded by the coding sequence GTGACCTCCCCGCTTATGCCTGATTTGCTCGAACTGATCGCTAGCGGGACCTGCTTTGGTCTCTTTGTCTACAAGTGGATCATCATCATTGCTGTTGTCCTAACATGGGTCAGTGCAGATCCCTACAACCCGTTCGTGTCATGGATCAACCGAGTCACTCGACCTTTCTGGTATTGGTGTGAAAGATGGCTACCGCTCACCATGAGGCACTTCAGCGCCTACTTTTCTCTGCTACTGGTAATTTTTGGACAGGCGCTCATTCCAGCGTCTGTCCGTTCGATCAATCTGTTTCTGCAGGGGATAATTGAAGTAGATGCTTTGGCACTTCAGTTTGTTGGGCATCTCATCCAGTCTAATAGTATCATTGCCCAAAGTGTTTTCTTCTTCTTCATGCTGATCTTAGGCTTTTGGTTCTTCCTGACCCTGATCAATCCTGCTTACAATAATCCTATTGTTCAGGTCCTCCATACTTTGGCAGACCCACTGCTCTCTCCACTACAACGTTATCTTCCTCGAATGCGCTTCGACATCTCTCCTCTGGTTGGTGTGGCACTCTTCTATCTACTCAACGCCTATCTTGTACATCCTATCGCCTTCTACGGTGGGATGCTCTCCCAACCAGTCCAGCTCTGTGTCTACTGA
- the cyoE gene encoding heme o synthase has product MRTKSITFLSPIDQWRSRLGDYWTLCKPRLLGMVVLSAMMGYYLPGVTSDPAKIFHLILGTLLIGGGAHVLNQWFEREQDGRMRRTCQRPIPTGRVSEEEAILLGATLSIVGFSYLFAFTGWLTALLGAATHLTYLLLYTPLKQKTVANTWVGAITGALPPLMGWSAATGVLDWGALPIFAVLYLWQMPHFFAIAWMYQDEYHKGGFRMLSSIDEDGRLTAVHMVLHITLLILASASVFWFEQAGPFFLVVATLLGVGFLMPTLQFWLHRNEQNARKVFFASIIYLPAWCVVLTLDRIFL; this is encoded by the coding sequence ATGAGAACTAAGTCAATCACCTTCCTCTCCCCCATTGATCAGTGGCGTAGTCGCCTGGGTGACTACTGGACCCTCTGCAAGCCACGTTTGTTGGGTATGGTGGTATTGAGTGCGATGATGGGATACTACCTACCCGGAGTTACCAGCGATCCAGCAAAGATCTTTCACTTGATTCTTGGTACACTTCTGATCGGTGGTGGTGCGCATGTGCTCAATCAGTGGTTTGAGCGTGAGCAAGACGGCCGCATGCGTAGGACTTGTCAGCGTCCGATCCCAACGGGGCGAGTCAGCGAAGAAGAAGCTATCTTATTAGGAGCTACGCTAAGCATCGTTGGTTTTAGCTATCTTTTCGCATTCACTGGCTGGCTCACGGCACTTTTGGGTGCTGCGACGCACCTGACATACCTTTTGCTCTACACCCCATTGAAGCAAAAAACGGTTGCCAACACTTGGGTTGGTGCCATAACTGGAGCCCTGCCTCCACTGATGGGCTGGAGTGCAGCAACCGGAGTTTTAGATTGGGGAGCACTCCCAATCTTTGCGGTACTTTACCTGTGGCAGATGCCACATTTTTTCGCCATTGCTTGGATGTATCAGGACGAATACCATAAAGGTGGATTCCGGATGCTCTCCAGTATTGATGAAGATGGCCGCTTGACTGCAGTGCACATGGTACTGCATATCACCCTACTGATTCTGGCCAGTGCTTCCGTATTCTGGTTTGAACAGGCAGGACCTTTCTTTCTTGTTGTTGCTACACTTTTGGGAGTCGGTTTCTTGATGCCAACTCTTCAATTCTGGCTGCACCGCAATGAGCAGAATGCGAGAAAGGTGTTTTTCGCATCAATCATTTATCTGCCTGCCTGGTGTGTGGTGTTGACGTTGGATCGAATATTTCTATGA